A single region of the Fimbriimonadaceae bacterium genome encodes:
- the dnaX gene encoding DNA polymerase III subunit gamma/tau, with amino-acid sequence MAYLSLYRKYRSQTFSDLVGQEHVVRTLQNALETGRIAHSYLFTGPRGTGKTSAARLLAKALCCEKGPTAEPCNECSICTSITDGSCMDIVEIDAASESGVEDVRETIVQASQYQPSTCRYKVFIVDEVHDLSSKAFDALLKTIEEPPAHLIFILATTEYIKVPPTIRSRCQKYEFHRGSVPDLIGRLEHVANAEGMKFEPAALAAIARMADGGFRDALTLLEQAVLTTDEGITVAHVYDQLGLVVEEVVDELLVGLKEGSIAKIVELLEQTNRLGRDPRMVVESMIHRLADLTRSAYGAGKEQEATVSAALHETAARLGPDAILKIRGALAEAHRVIRDVSIPRLWLESELIRISLELRNPARTQTAQASQAPALPKEKPATRAEPPQRAVAAPSSQAAAPTNGSPKPAPEAPAKAAPEPIAEPEPTGDPALDHARKVWTAVLNDAKSHGGSVATALLSTHVSKFADNTMFVAFERQIDHDRIFAKNPEKKAASFEKMVRDAAGENWRVQYEVAKKGPAVSMQTAAVELAAEGTELAELARETFKDF; translated from the coding sequence TTGGCTTATCTATCCCTCTATCGCAAATATCGAAGCCAAACCTTCTCTGACCTTGTTGGTCAAGAACACGTCGTACGCACTCTGCAAAACGCCCTCGAAACGGGCAGGATCGCCCACTCTTACCTCTTTACCGGACCGCGTGGAACGGGCAAAACCTCTGCTGCAAGGCTGCTCGCCAAAGCCCTGTGCTGCGAAAAAGGCCCGACTGCCGAACCTTGCAACGAATGCAGCATCTGCACCTCCATCACCGATGGCAGCTGCATGGACATCGTCGAGATAGACGCAGCAAGCGAATCGGGCGTCGAGGACGTCAGAGAGACGATTGTTCAGGCATCCCAATACCAACCTTCGACCTGCCGCTACAAAGTCTTCATCGTTGACGAAGTTCACGATCTGTCGTCCAAGGCATTCGATGCCCTGCTTAAGACCATCGAGGAACCACCGGCCCATCTGATTTTCATTCTTGCAACGACCGAGTACATCAAAGTCCCCCCGACTATCCGCTCGCGATGCCAGAAGTATGAGTTCCATCGAGGGAGCGTGCCTGACCTGATCGGACGGCTTGAGCATGTCGCCAACGCTGAAGGCATGAAGTTTGAGCCCGCCGCACTTGCCGCGATTGCCCGCATGGCCGATGGTGGATTTCGAGATGCCCTCACTCTCTTAGAGCAGGCCGTACTCACAACCGATGAGGGTATCACGGTCGCGCATGTTTACGACCAACTTGGTCTCGTCGTCGAAGAGGTGGTGGACGAACTCCTCGTCGGTCTAAAGGAGGGCAGTATCGCCAAGATCGTCGAACTGCTCGAACAGACAAATCGACTGGGTCGCGACCCAAGAATGGTCGTCGAATCCATGATTCATCGTCTTGCTGACCTCACCCGCTCCGCCTATGGCGCGGGGAAGGAGCAGGAGGCAACCGTTTCTGCCGCTTTGCACGAAACCGCCGCCCGACTGGGCCCGGATGCAATCTTAAAGATTCGAGGAGCGCTTGCCGAAGCCCACCGCGTCATTCGCGATGTATCCATCCCCCGCTTATGGCTGGAGTCGGAGCTAATTAGGATTTCCCTCGAACTGCGCAATCCCGCCCGCACTCAGACAGCTCAAGCATCGCAGGCTCCCGCGCTGCCTAAGGAGAAGCCTGCGACCCGCGCTGAGCCGCCTCAGCGGGCAGTTGCTGCCCCATCAAGCCAAGCCGCCGCGCCGACCAATGGCTCACCTAAGCCAGCTCCCGAAGCCCCCGCAAAGGCTGCACCAGAGCCGATCGCTGAGCCAGAACCCACCGGCGACCCTGCGCTTGATCACGCCCGAAAGGTTTGGACCGCAGTGCTCAACGACGCGAAGTCCCACGGTGGCTCCGTTGCTACCGCCCTGCTGTCAACACACGTGTCCAAGTTTGCGGACAATACAATGTTCGTCGCATTTGAACGGCAGATCGACCACGACCGCATCTTCGCCAAAAACCCAGAGAAGAAAGCTGCTTCCTTCGAGAAGATGGTACGCGATGCTGCAGGAGAGAACTGGCGCGTTCAATACGAGGTCGCGAAGAAGGGACCCGCAGTCAGCATGCAGACGGCTGCGGTAGAATTGGCTGCCGAAGGAACAGAACTCGCGGAACTTGCGCGGGAGACCTTCAAAGATTTTTAA